The genomic DNA GCTGCGCAGGCCCAACGTCGCCGCCTGGCTGGTCAACCTGCTGGCCCGTGCCGACGGCGGGCTCGACGAGCTCGTCGACCTCGCCGCCCGGCTGCGCGAGGCCCAGTCGCGCCTCGACGGCGCCGCGATGAAGACGCTCGGTCAGGAGCGCGGTCAGGTCGTCGGCGAGCTGACCCAGCGGGCGGTGACGCTCGCGGGAGAGGCCGATCCGGCGTACAAGGACAGCGTCCCGATCCGCGAGCAGGTGACGGCGACGCTCGGTGCGGCCGTGGCCGACCCCGCCGCCGAGCTGGCCGTACGCAGCGGGCGGCTGGTCAACCCGTTGTCGTACGCAGGGTTCGGCGAGGTCGACCTGACGGACGCCGTCGCCACTCCCCTGCGCTCGGTGCCGCAGCCGGAGGAGCCGACGCCCACGCCGGCGCCCACGCCGACGCCGACGAAGGACGCGGAGCCCCAGGAGAAGGAGCAGCCCGAGCCGCAGGTCGACGAGAAGGCGCTGGCGAAGGCCCGCGCCGAGCTCACCAAGGCAGAGAGCCGGCTCGAGGTCGCCGAGGAGGCGTTCGCGCAGGCGCGGTCACGCCGTCATCAGGCTCGGCTGGCCGTCGAGCAGGCGCGCCTCGCGGTCGAGGAGATCGAGGACGCCTGAGGCGTCCTACTCGCCGATCTCGGTCTTGCAGTACGACCGCAGCTGGCGGGCCTGGGTGTTGTAGTCGTCGGTCAGCACGCTCTTGCCGTCGTCGCGCGCCTCGTTCATGTTGTCGAGCTCGCGGGCGACGTCGGTGGTGTGACCGGCGAAGGTGTTGTCGCCGGAGTTGCGGCCGATGGTCCGCAGCGAGGTCGCGGTGGTGCTCATGGCGTTGGCGGCCTCGTTGAGCTGGCTGGTGCTCTTGGTGCGGGTGGCGTTGTTCCACTGCCGCACGACGGAGTTCATCTTGCCGGTGGCGTTGATGCAGGCCGAGGCGAGCTTGGTGTCGTACGCCGGGGTCGTCGCCGTCGAGGTCGGCGACGCCGTGGTGGTCGTCGACGTGGTCGACGGCGTCGCGCTCGTCGTGGTCGACGACGGCGTGGTCGCCGGTGACGACGGGGTGCGCGACGCGGTCGAGGTGCTGGTCGGCAGACCGGTCGAGGCGCCGCCGTCGGTCTCGAGTGCGGTGTAGGAGGAACCGGCGTCGTCGCCGCCGGAGCAGGCGGACAACCCGACGGTGAGCAGGGCCGTGGCGGCGAGTGACATGGCCGACGTACGGCGGCGTGCAGATCGGGTCATGGTTCCTTCCCAGCGGTGCTGCTCGGTGACCGTCCTGGTCCCGAGCCCGTACAACCATGCACGGACCGGACGGTCAGACAAAATCGTCACGCCGTCGTGACATCGGGCTCTGCGGCCGGATCGGCGGCGTAGCGCGCGCTCCGGGCAGTGGTCTGCGGATGGCTGGCGAGCCACGCACGGACGTGATCGGCGACCCACTGCGGGTCCTCGAACATCGGGCAGTGTCCCAGGCCGGCGCCTTCGGCGTACGTCCAAGCGGGAAATCTCTTCACCGCGGCTCGCGCGGCCGCGACGTTGACGAGCCGGTCCTTCTCACCGTGGACGACCAGCACCGGGGCGAGGATCTTGCCGAGCTCGCGCACGTACGCCGTCCGGCGGCCGAGGACGAGCAGGATCGAGCGGGCGGCGACCAGGAACGCGTCGGTCGACGAGGCGTCGTCGGCGTGCTGGCGGGCTGCCTCGACGTGCCGCTCGAACAACCAGCGGGGCACCCGGCGACGGTCGGCCGTGACGAGCGTGAACACCTCGGTCACCTGCTGCTCGATCGTGCCGCGGGCCGCGCGACCGGTGAGGAAGCGGCGGCCGAGCGGTGGGACGGCGTAGATCCCGAACGCGACCGACACCAGCGGGTGCGGACGGTTGAGCGGTGAGATCGGGAGCGCCGCGTCGACGAGGACGACACCGCTGACGGTGCCCGGCTCGCGGGCGGCCTGGGTGGCGGAGATCAGCCCGCCCATCGAGTTGCCGACGAGGACGACGGGTCGCCCGACGACCGTCTTGAGGAAGGCGTCCAGCAGCTGCTGGTTGCGACGGACGGTCGCGTGAGCCGGGTCGACCTCGGTCAGACCGAACCCGCCGAGGTCGAGCGCGTAGACCTCGCCGTGGGGCGTGAGCAGCGGCACGAGCGAGTCCCAGTTGACCAGCGAGCCCCCGAGACCGTGGACGAGCACGAACGTCGGCCCGTCGTCCGGACCGTCGGCGTGGACGTAGTGCACGCGGCTGCCGTCGACGTCAGCCCACTCGGAGGGCAGCGGCTCAGGAGGTGTGGAGGTCACCCGAGCACGGTACGCCGATCCCGCGCCCCACGAGTGGGAGGTCGCCGCGTCACCGACGGCGCAGTCGGAGAACCTCGTCCTCGAGGTCGAGAACCATGGCAATGCCGGCAAGGTTGAGCCCGTCGGTCAGCAGCGCTCGGATCCGGGCGAGCCGAGCGACATCCGCGTCGCTGTAACGCCGAGTGCCACCGTCGGTGCGGAGCGGCTGCAGCAACCCGCGGCGCTCGTACGCGCGCAGGTTCTGGATCGAGTGCCCGGACAGCTCGGCGGCCACCGAGATCGAGTACACGCCTCGGTGGCGACCTCGCTGAGCAGGCGGTCCGGGGGTTGACGTCATCGCTCCTGAACGCTATATGAAATGTGTGTTGACCGCTACAGATCAGCGGTCGTGGTCACATCAGAACTGGACACGTGGAGATGATTCCCATGCTTCTTCGCAACGATCCCTTCCGCGAGCTCGAGCGCCTGACCCAGCAGATGGTCGGGATGACCGGCACGACGGCCCGCCCTGCTGCGATGCCGATGGACGCCTGGTGCGAGGACGACGAGTTCGTCGTCGAGCTCGACCTACCCGGCGTCGAGCCGTCATCCATCGACCTCGACGTCGAGCGTGGCGTGCTGACCGTCCGCGCAGACCGCGGCGACCCTTCCGGAGAGCACGAGCTGTTGGCCGCAGAGCGCCCTCGGGGCGTCTTCAGCCGCCAGCTCGTGCTCGGCGAGAGCGTCGACACCGAGCACGTGAGCGCGTCGTACGACCGTGGGGTGCTGCGGCTCACGTTGCCGGTCGCCGAGGCCGCGAAGCCACGCAAGATCGAGGTCCAGCACGGGCCTCGGGCGGAGCACAAGGTCCTGCCGGCCTGAGGGTCTCGCATGACCGACCGTGCCATGACCCAGGACTTCATCGACCTGGTGTGCTCGGACGCCGATCTGCTGAAGCGTGAGTTCCTCGACATCGTGAGGAGCGCGCTGTCCGACGCCGACGCCGGCAGCGCTCCTCCGGACTCGGACTCCTCAGCGGCACGCGCCCGTGACGCCGACGGTCCACGCACGCGCGGTCACGTCCCGGCCGACTCCTCGGGGTACGACATCTCGCAGGAGCCCGTGGCTGAGCCGCGCTCTCGTGAGCGGGGGCCTCCTGCTCGGCCCATGCCCACGTCTCGCCGCTGATAGCCGCGTCCCGTAGCTCGGTGAACCGGAACTCGGCAGCGCATCACCCCCGACGCTCGTGACGTCGGGGGTGATGCGTGAGCGGAACCGATCAGAACGCGGACGTGCCGTTCGGCGTACCCAGTCCGGTCGGGCCGTCCCAGCCGGTCTTGGCCGAGCACCACGAGGCGCACGAGCCGTTGCTGCCGGAGGTGACGTCGAACAGGCCGGACGCGTGGGCGTACGGGATGGAGTTGGCGTAGCCCGCGGTGTTGCCGGACAGGGCGTAGACCGAGGCGACGAGCGGCGACGAGAGCGAGGTGCCGCCGTACTGCGCCCAGGCCGAGCTCTGCGAGCTGGTCGGTGCGTAGACCGCGAGGCCGGTGTTGGGGTCGGCGACGGCCGACACGTCGGCGATCGCGCGGCCGCTGCACTGCGTGACCGACGAGCTCTGACCGGAGGGCGCGGTGTTGAGCGTGGTGCAGCCGGAGCCTGCGCCCGACCAGGCCGACTCGCTCCAGCCGCGCGTGTTGGACGCCTTGCTCAGCGACGTGCCGCCGACCGCCGTGACGTAGTGCGACGACGCCGGGAAGCTGCCGCCCTGGTAGCCGTTGTCACCGGTCGAGGCCGTCACGGCGATGCCCGGGTGGTTGTACGGCGCACCGTACGACGCGTCGGACACGTCACCGCCGCCGTAGCTGTTGGAGATGGCGACGACGCCGGGCACCTTGGCGGCCTGGTTGACCGCGGCGCCGAGGTCGGCGAGCGACGCCGACTTGGCCTGGACCAGGACGATCTTGCAGTCGGGGCACGCGGCCGAGACGGCGTCCAGGTCGAGCGCCTGCTCCTGCGACCAGCCGACGTCGGTGCGGGGCAGGTTGGTGGTGCTGCCCGTCTGGCTCATCACCGTCAGGCAGCCGTTGGCCTTCGTGCACGACGAGAGCCCGAACTGCGAGCGGTAGACCCCGAGGTCGCGCTCGGCGTTGGGGTAGCCGTACGCGTCGACGATCGCGACCGTGCGACCGCCGGAGCTCAGGCCGGTCAGCTTGTACGCGCTCTGGATGTCGGTGGGCGTCTTGCCCGAGATCGCCGTCGGCGTGACGGGCTTGCCGTTGGGGGCGACGGCCTGCCCGGTGTCGGTCTGCACGCGGATCGCGTCGCAGGCGGCGTGCCCGGCGACGGGTGCCGAGCAGACACGGTGGTGCTGCACCGCGTGGGAGGCCGGGGTGACGGCCGCCGTCGCGGTGGGGCTGATCAGGCCGAGGACGCCGGTGGCTGCGATCCCGAGGCCTGGCACGAGCGAGAGCTTGCGCATGGTGAACTCCTCACGGCAGGGGGTCAGAAGGGCTGCCGCACCCGGCAAGGTGCACCCGAATTCCGTTGCGCGCCAGAGGTTCTCGGCAATCTCACAGGCAGATGCCGAAAGTTGTCCGGAGCCAGGCGAATCCTTGGATCACAGTCATGACGTCTGTCATGGACGCAGACCGGTCCCGTCGGCTAGATCGAGGCGAGCTCGTCGGTTCGGCCCCCTCGACGACGTCCTCGGCGTACGGTTCACGGATGCGTTTGCTGGCGTCCGGACGGGACGCGGACGTCTTCGAGGCCGGCTCCGGCAAGGTGCTGCGCCGCTATCGCGACGCCGCGATGGACGCCACGCCGGAGGCGGTCGTGATGCGTCACGTCCACGCCCGGGGTTATCCCGTGCCGATGGTGTACGACGTCGCCGGGCCCGACATCGTCCTCGCCCACGTGCACGGCCCGACGATGCTCGAGATGCTCATGTCGGGCGCGATGTCACCGGCCGACGGCGCCGCGATGACGGCGGACCTGCTCGACCTGCTGCACGCGATCCCTGCACCGGACGACCTCGTCGGTCCCTCGCGGGTCGCGGTCGAGCGTGCTGCCGACGACGTGGTGCTGCACCTCGACCTGCACCCCATGAACGTGCTGGTGGCGCCCGGCGGCCCGGTCGTCATCGACTGGTGCAACGCCCGACGCGGCCCGGCGGGTCTCGACCGCGCGGTGACCGCGCTGATCCTGGCCCAGGTCGCCTCCGGTGAGCTGGCCGGCCTCGGGCCGGGCGCCCGCGCGATGTTCGAGGCGCTGCTGGGGCTGCTCGGCCCCCTCACGCACGTCGACGAGGCGCTCGCCTATCGCGCCACCGACCCCAACATGTCGGCCGACGAGCGGGCCTCGCTCGACCGCGCCGCCGCCCTGCTCACGCCCTGACGTCGGTCGGCTCGGCCCTGGCCTGCGTCGGCTCAGTCCTCGACGAACGCCGCCGACTGCGACCCGAGGACCGGGTTGTACCCACGGATCTGACGCTCGGCGATCAGGCCCTCACGCTGGAACGGGTCCTCGTCCAGCAGTGCGACGACAGCGTCCTCGTCGTCGGCGCGCACGACGATCAGCGCGCCCGACGGGTAGTCCAGGAACGGCCCCGACAGCAGGACCTCCTCACGCCGACCGAGGAAGTCGCGGTGCGCGGGGCGGTGCTTGTCACGCCCCTGGTCGTCGTCGGTGTAGGTGTAGATCACTGCGAAGGTCGCCATGGCCGCGATCGTAGAGAACTCCCGGTCACCGTGCGCACTGCGTGATACGCATTGCTCACAGCACGCTCGAGACACCGAGGAGCCCGCGATGTCCGCACCCGCCCAGCTGCGCAGCAGCACCGTCTCCGATGTCGTACGCCGAGCCGCCGCCACCTTCGGCGACCGCGTCGCCGTCCGTTTCGCCGACCGGGAGTGGACGTACGCCGAGCTCGACGCGGCCGTCAGCCGTGCGGCAGCCCACCTGCTCGGCGCCGGACTCGAGCGCGGAGCCCGCGTAGCGGCGTACGGCAAGAACTCCGACGCCTACCTGATCGCGTTCCTGGCCTGCGCCCGTGCGGGGCTGGTGCACGTACCGCTCAACTACAACCTCACCGGGCCTGAGCTCGACTACCTCGTGTCGCAGTCGGGCAGCACGCTCGTGCTCGCCGACCCGGCGCTCGCCGACAACCTGAAAGACCTTGAGCACCAACCTGATTCGGTGATGCTGCTGCGCGACGGACCCGACTCGTTGGTCGACGTGGCTCGCGATGGCGACGTGCCGCCGATCGACGTCGAGGTGACCGACAGCGACATCGCACAGCTGCTCTACACCTCCGGCACGACGTCGAAGCCGAAGGGCGCGATCATGTCGCACCGCGCCCTGGTGCACGAATACGTCTCGTGCGTCATCGCGCTCGACCTGCACGCCGACGACGCGCCCCTGCACGTGATGCCGCTCTACCACTCAGCGCAGATGCACGTGTTCGTGCTGCCGGGCCTCGTGGTCGGGCAGACCAACACGATCCTCGAGACGCCCGAGCCCGGTGACGTGCTGCGCCGGCTGTCGTCCGACGGCCACCACTCGTTCTTCGCGGCGCCGACGTTGTGGGTGGCGATGGCCAATCACCCGTCGTTCGAAGGGCTTTCGTTCGAAGGGCTGGCCAAGGCGTACTACGGCGCGTCGATCATGCCCGGGCCCGTGCTCGCGAAGTGGCAGGCCGCAGCGCCGTCCGTCGGGTTCTACAACTGCTTCGGCCAGTCCGAGATCGCGCCGCTCGCCACCGTGCTGCGCCCCGAGGAGCACGCCGACCGCCCCGACAGCGCGGGCCGCACGATCCTGTTCGTCGATGCCCGCGTCGTCGACGGCTCCGGCCAGGACGTGCCGCCGGGCGAGCTCGGTGAGATCGTCTACCGCTCACCCCAGCTGTGCGACGGCTACTGGGACAAGCCCGAGGCGACCGCTGAGGCGTTCGCGGGCGGCTGGTTCCACTCCGGCGACCTGGTGCGCCGCGACGAGCAGGGCTACATCACCGTCGTCGACCGCATCAAGGACGTCATCAACACCGGCGGCGTCCTCGTCGCCGCGCGCGAGATCGAGGACGCGTTGTACTCGCACGACGACGTCGCGCAGGTCGCCGTGGTGGGCACGCCCGACGAGAAGTGGGTCGAGAAGGTCACGGCCTACGTCGTACGCCGGCCGGACGCCTCGGTCGATGCCGACGCGTTGATCGCCCACGCCCGGAAGTCGTTGGCAGGGTTCAAGATTCCCAAGGAGATCCACTTCATCGACGACCTGCCGCGCAACGCGTCGGGCAAGATCCTCAAGCGCGACCTGCGCGAGTCAGCCGGCTGATCCGGGCGAGCGTCGCCACCGCGAACGGTGGACCGGTCACAGGTAGTGCTGCACGCCCCGCATCGCCTGTCCGACGTACCCGCCCCCGAAGACCACCGCGTGCAGCAGGAGCGGGTGCAGCTGATGCAGCAGCACCCGCTCCTGCCACCCGTCTACGAGCGGCGCTACTTCGTCGTACGCCGCGAGAACCGTTGGCAGCCTTGGCGATCCGAACAGCTGCAGCATCGCCAGGTCAGCCTCGCGGTGGCCGCCGTGTGCCGCCGGATCGATGAGGACGACGCCGTCGGCGGTCCAGATCACCTTGCCCGCCCACAGGTCGCCGTGCAGCCTGGCCGGTGGTTCGCCGGTGTCGTACGCGGCGCCCCGCAGTCGGTCACCGAGACGGTCGACGAGCGCGAGGTCGTCCACGGTCAGAGCACCCCGGCGTACACCCTCGTGCGCCAACGGGAGCAGCCGCAGCTCGGCGTACATCTCACCCCACCGTTCGTACGCACCGAGCCGTAGTGGCAGCAGGTCGATGGAGGGGCCGAGCCAGCCGTCGCCGTCCCAGCCGGCCGGACCGCTGCCGTACGCCGGTGTGCCGGCCGTGTGCGTCCGCGCGAGGTCTCGCCCGAACGCCTCTGCGGCCGGCCTCGAGGGCGTGTCGACGGTGAGGCGTTGCAGGACCAGGTGGTCCGTGTCGGCGCGGACGACGTCGACGACGCGGGCCCCGGCAGCGGCGGCGAGCCAGCGCAGACCGGCCGCCTCCCAGGCGAAGTAGCCCGGCGGCGCGGCGGCCAAGGTCTTGACGAAGTGTGCGGCCTCAGGTGAGGGCATGCCGGCCATTGTGCGCATAGGTTGGCGATCATGAGCAGCGTCGCGCAGGACGAGAGCACCGACAAGCCGGAGCGTGAGGGCGGCGAGAGCATGCTCACGGTCCTGATCGCGTTCACCGCCAACCTGCTGATCGCGATCGCGAAGTCGGTGGCCGCGGCGATCACGGGTTCGGCGTCGATGGTCGCCGAGGCCGCGCACTCGTGGGCGGACGCCGGCAACGAGGTCTTCCTGATCATCGCCGAACGCCGTTCGGCCAGGCCTCGCGACGCCCGCCGGCCGCTGGGCTACGGCAAGGAGGCGTACGTCTGGTCGTTGTTCGCCGCCGTCGGCCTGCTGACCGCGGGTGCGGGCGTGTCGATCGTGCACGGCATCCAGGAGCTCGGCTCGGACGCCACCGCCGACAGCTACGTGATCAACTACGTCGTGCTCGGCATCGCGTTCGTGCTGGAGGGCATCTCGTTCCTGCAGGCCACCCGGCAGACCCGCGGCAAGGCGCAGGCCGCGGGGCTGCACCCGTTGGCGTTCATCAGCCGCACGTCCAACCCGACGCTGCGCGCAGTATTCCTCGAGGACGCCGCCGCGCTGACCGGCCTGATCATCGCCGGCGCGGGCGTGGTGCTCCACCAGGTGACCGGCAACGCCGTGTGGGACGCCATCGGCTCGATCGTCGTCGGCGTGATGCTCGCGGTGATCGCGATCTTCCTGGTCGACCGCAACCGGGCGTTCCTCGTCGGCGAGGCCATCAGCGGGCCCGTACGCGACCGCGTCATCGCCGCGCTGCTGCGCCATCCGGAGATCGAGCGGGTCACGTACCTGCACCTGGAGTTCGTCGGCCCGGAGCGGCTGTTCGTGGTGGCCGCGGTCGACCTCACGGGTGACTCGCCCGAGTCGGACCTGGCCGTGCGGCTGCAGAAGGTCGAGGACGTCATCGAGGGCCACGAGATGATCACGACCGCCGTACTGTCCCTGTCGCTGCCGACCGAGGACGCGCTCACGCCCCAGAGCGACAGCGCCGCCGCCGCCGACGTCCGCTAACGCCCACT from Luteipulveratus halotolerans includes the following:
- a CDS encoding MerR family transcriptional regulator is translated as MYSISVAAELSGHSIQNLRAYERRGLLQPLRTDGGTRRYSDADVARLARIRALLTDGLNLAGIAMVLDLEDEVLRLRRR
- a CDS encoding Hsp20/alpha crystallin family protein — protein: MLLRNDPFRELERLTQQMVGMTGTTARPAAMPMDAWCEDDEFVVELDLPGVEPSSIDLDVERGVLTVRADRGDPSGEHELLAAERPRGVFSRQLVLGESVDTEHVSASYDRGVLRLTLPVAEAAKPRKIEVQHGPRAEHKVLPA
- a CDS encoding fructosamine kinase family protein, with the translated sequence MPSPEAAHFVKTLAAAPPGYFAWEAAGLRWLAAAAGARVVDVVRADTDHLVLQRLTVDTPSRPAAEAFGRDLARTHTAGTPAYGSGPAGWDGDGWLGPSIDLLPLRLGAYERWGEMYAELRLLPLAHEGVRRGALTVDDLALVDRLGDRLRGAAYDTGEPPARLHGDLWAGKVIWTADGVVLIDPAAHGGHREADLAMLQLFGSPRLPTVLAAYDEVAPLVDGWQERVLLHQLHPLLLHAVVFGGGYVGQAMRGVQHYL
- a CDS encoding YciI family protein: MATFAVIYTYTDDDQGRDKHRPAHRDFLGRREEVLLSGPFLDYPSGALIVVRADDEDAVVALLDEDPFQREGLIAERQIRGYNPVLGSQSAAFVED
- a CDS encoding fatty acyl-CoA synthetase, whose protein sequence is MSAPAQLRSSTVSDVVRRAAATFGDRVAVRFADREWTYAELDAAVSRAAAHLLGAGLERGARVAAYGKNSDAYLIAFLACARAGLVHVPLNYNLTGPELDYLVSQSGSTLVLADPALADNLKDLEHQPDSVMLLRDGPDSLVDVARDGDVPPIDVEVTDSDIAQLLYTSGTTSKPKGAIMSHRALVHEYVSCVIALDLHADDAPLHVMPLYHSAQMHVFVLPGLVVGQTNTILETPEPGDVLRRLSSDGHHSFFAAPTLWVAMANHPSFEGLSFEGLAKAYYGASIMPGPVLAKWQAAAPSVGFYNCFGQSEIAPLATVLRPEEHADRPDSAGRTILFVDARVVDGSGQDVPPGELGEIVYRSPQLCDGYWDKPEATAEAFAGGWFHSGDLVRRDEQGYITVVDRIKDVINTGGVLVAAREIEDALYSHDDVAQVAVVGTPDEKWVEKVTAYVVRRPDASVDADALIAHARKSLAGFKIPKEIHFIDDLPRNASGKILKRDLRESAG
- a CDS encoding alpha/beta fold hydrolase, which encodes MTSTPPEPLPSEWADVDGSRVHYVHADGPDDGPTFVLVHGLGGSLVNWDSLVPLLTPHGEVYALDLGGFGLTEVDPAHATVRRNQQLLDAFLKTVVGRPVVLVGNSMGGLISATQAAREPGTVSGVVLVDAALPISPLNRPHPLVSVAFGIYAVPPLGRRFLTGRAARGTIEQQVTEVFTLVTADRRRVPRWLFERHVEAARQHADDASSTDAFLVAARSILLVLGRRTAYVRELGKILAPVLVVHGEKDRLVNVAAARAAVKRFPAWTYAEGAGLGHCPMFEDPQWVADHVRAWLASHPQTTARSARYAADPAAEPDVTTA
- a CDS encoding phosphotransferase, with amino-acid sequence MRLLASGRDADVFEAGSGKVLRRYRDAAMDATPEAVVMRHVHARGYPVPMVYDVAGPDIVLAHVHGPTMLEMLMSGAMSPADGAAMTADLLDLLHAIPAPDDLVGPSRVAVERAADDVVLHLDLHPMNVLVAPGGPVVIDWCNARRGPAGLDRAVTALILAQVASGELAGLGPGARAMFEALLGLLGPLTHVDEALAYRATDPNMSADERASLDRAAALLTP
- a CDS encoding S53 family peptidase, producing the protein MRKLSLVPGLGIAATGVLGLISPTATAAVTPASHAVQHHRVCSAPVAGHAACDAIRVQTDTGQAVAPNGKPVTPTAISGKTPTDIQSAYKLTGLSSGGRTVAIVDAYGYPNAERDLGVYRSQFGLSSCTKANGCLTVMSQTGSTTNLPRTDVGWSQEQALDLDAVSAACPDCKIVLVQAKSASLADLGAAVNQAAKVPGVVAISNSYGGGDVSDASYGAPYNHPGIAVTASTGDNGYQGGSFPASSHYVTAVGGTSLSKASNTRGWSESAWSGAGSGCTTLNTAPSGQSSSVTQCSGRAIADVSAVADPNTGLAVYAPTSSQSSAWAQYGGTSLSSPLVASVYALSGNTAGYANSIPYAHASGLFDVTSGSNGSCASWCSAKTGWDGPTGLGTPNGTSAF
- a CDS encoding cation diffusion facilitator family transporter translates to MSSVAQDESTDKPEREGGESMLTVLIAFTANLLIAIAKSVAAAITGSASMVAEAAHSWADAGNEVFLIIAERRSARPRDARRPLGYGKEAYVWSLFAAVGLLTAGAGVSIVHGIQELGSDATADSYVINYVVLGIAFVLEGISFLQATRQTRGKAQAAGLHPLAFISRTSNPTLRAVFLEDAAALTGLIIAGAGVVLHQVTGNAVWDAIGSIVVGVMLAVIAIFLVDRNRAFLVGEAISGPVRDRVIAALLRHPEIERVTYLHLEFVGPERLFVVAAVDLTGDSPESDLAVRLQKVEDVIEGHEMITTAVLSLSLPTEDALTPQSDSAAAADVR